Proteins from one Juglans microcarpa x Juglans regia isolate MS1-56 chromosome 6S, Jm3101_v1.0, whole genome shotgun sequence genomic window:
- the LOC121237290 gene encoding plant intracellular Ras-group-related LRR protein 9-like — translation MDPNPKSFPILSYVMARLPSLGPRPAAPTSEFDLEQQPTPHSKPPSDPSSSSCQVRIEDDMPHLTHPGVLASMTRAISDVAQTRSVLYTLGPRPDHEAVDNARSKLAEIEANLAKQLEEIVLSPRPADVDRLQWRSHLAEREDDYRRSADKEKLAFKAVLAVDEMHDAYEKLLKEAEERLEKIYETAQTTAGEYSPEDEFPPQTEEPNEEVIGILQAASGEGLEQVDLSGRRLRFLPEAFGRIRSLVALDISSNQLEVIPDSIAGLENLEELNASANFLGSLPDSIGLLQKLKILNVSGNKLGSLPDSICHCRSLVEIDVSFNNLTYLPTNIGYELVNLKKLSIHLNKIRSLPSSVCEMKSLRWLDAHFNELHGLPLAIGRLTNLEILNLGSNFSDLKELPDTFGDLTNLKELDLSNNQIHALPDTFGRLDNLTKLNLEQNPLVIPPAEVVSEGVEAVKVFMAKWWLEILAEEERKSVLEMQEHAQTGWLTRSTSWMKNYVSSVSDYLGSPRGSPRDPYLDQQL, via the exons ATGGATCCCAATCCGAAAAGCTTCCCGATCCTCTCCTACGTCATGGCCCGACTACCTTCTCTCGGACCCAGACCTGCTGCTCCCACCTCCGAATTTGACCTTGAACAGCAACCGACGCCGCACTCCAAGCCACCCTCAGatccttcttcctcttcgtgTCAGGTCCGAATTGAGGACGACATGCCTCACTTGACCCACCCGGGGGTCCTGGCCTCTATGACCCGCGCCATCTCCGACGTCGCCCAGACCCGATCTGTGCTTTATACCCTGGGCCCCCGCCCCGACCACGAGGCTGTCGACAATGCCAGGTCCAAGCTCGCTGAAATCGAAGCCAACCTGGCTAAACAGCTTGAGGAAATTGTGCTCTCCCCCCGCCCGGCCGACGTCGACCGCCTCCAGTGGCGATCGCACCTCGCGGAGCGTGAGGACGACTATAGGAGGTCGGCCGATAAGGAGAAGCTAGCCTTCAAGGCGGTGCTCGCGGTGGACGAGATGCACGACGCTTACGAGAAGCTTCTGAAGGAGGCGGAGGAGAGGCTGGAGAAGATTTACGAGACGGCACAGACCACGGCGGGGGAGTATTCTCCGGAGGATGAGTTCCCGCCGCAGACTGAGGAGCCGAACGAGGAAGTGATTGGGATTTTGCAGGCGGCGTCTGGTGAAGGATTGGAGCAGGTCGATTTGTCGGGTCGTAGGTTGAGGTTCTTGCCGGAGGCTTTCGGTCGGATTCGGAGCCTGGTTGCGCTTGACATTTCGAGTAATCAACTTGAG GTCATCCCTGACTCGATAGCGGGACTAGAAAATCTTGAGGAGCTTAACGCCTCAGCTAATTTTTTGGGGTCTCTGCCTGACTCAATTGGCTTGttacaaaaactgaaaattctGAACGTCTCAGGAAACAAGCTGGGTTCCCTCCCTGACAGTATCTGTCATTGCAG GTCATTGGTGGAGATAGATGTGAGCTTCAACAACCTGACATATTTGCCAACAAATATTGGTTATGAATTAGTAAATCTAAAGAAGCTTTCAATACATTTGAACAAGATTCGTTCCCTTCCCAGTTCGGTGTGTGAGATGAAGTCTTTGCGCTGGTTGGATGCTCACTTCAATGAGCTCCATGGCCTTCCTCTTGCGATTGGAAGATTGACTAATCTTGAAATTCTCAATCTTGGCAGTAATTTTAGTGACCTAAAGGAACTCCCTGACACATTTGGTGATTTGACAAACCTCAAGGAACTTGATCTCAGCAACAATCAAATCCATGCTCTTCCTGATACATTTGGTCGGCTTGACAATTTGACCAAACTCAACTTGGAACAAAATCCTCTTGTAATTCCTCCAGCTGAGGTTGTGAGTGAAGGAGTTGAAGCTGTCAAagtttttatggctaaatggtGGCTTGAGATACTGGCggaggaagaaaggaagagcGTGCTTGAAATGCAAGAACATGCCCAGACCGGATGGTTGACTCGCAGTACCTCATGgatgaaaaattatgtttcaagtGTTTCGGATTATTTGGGGTCTCCCAGGGGATCTCCTAGGGACCCTTATCTTGATCAGCAGCTATGA